The following proteins come from a genomic window of Carassius gibelio isolate Cgi1373 ecotype wild population from Czech Republic chromosome B8, carGib1.2-hapl.c, whole genome shotgun sequence:
- the LOC127963391 gene encoding protein FAM240B — MSSALIHDKLFIKSFWEQKINNHNHMTETEEERMKRSALTKLRDEWLIRLELRTKHLKNFGDNRGGNPALNQQSPI; from the exons ATGAGTTCTGCTCTCATTCATGACAAACTCTTCATCAAGTCCTTCTGGGAGCAAAAGATCAACAATCACAATCACATGACAGAAACTGAAGAAGAGAGGATGAAGAGGAGCGCTCTCACCAA GCTGCGTGACGAGTGGCTCATCAGACTGGAGCTCCGGACCAAACATCTGAAGAATTTTGGCGACAATCGCGGGGGAAATCCAGCCCTGAACCAACAATCCCCGATCTAA
- the LOC127963371 gene encoding interleukin-6 receptor subunit beta isoform X2 — protein MNCKRSVCVLICVFCFCCVLANVKRTFRIQELTVTGEKLNDCKNQKKLCVTSSSDCHYMALDGAPRVPRTPENFLNTSCHYRIHEQSFTCRWIQTKDVRSETISSFIFSRVQDFIYCPAILNMHSTFNLTIKSKSVISQKEQFSDIYPLNITDIIQAPRPLITSVNATDSSISVTWTSATTPITKCKIRYKRLNTESWTETADFVSSVESQFVIKGLQSFSVFDLSVSCFHGFGRWSDWSEETRVKTTESLPSAALSLSYYVDSDENSGIRRLVLLWKALDVTDARGLIRGYEVSYKPITQPSLKKTIHTSHLKAVVLVRSEEYEVSVCAYNSAGRSPDRRLTVDASRTHDVPAVRSLWVYSDGSSLWIRWEYEFTAVNISEFAIEWSSATDGEHRRWERVDGSTFTVRLPGIEAQQTYNISVFPICGSLAGPPNNISADLQHGALLDPVGFGLLNVSSSSVALRWSWKEAKPGISVLQYRLVLTGPDEIQTLAVFPDKHQHSFLHLHPNTKYSVHIHGETRDGNFTKASLDITTLLLDYEEMMRFAVPAVLLLLIFGIFSVLSKTVCREYLFPIIANPRYSLIGRWLLNPHLQGSDKICVLKLDGLFLMDQQMEKSVFVVSDHEDEVPLKTSEAAEGTALWKPCSDDEESALTPSSLPEYVDLPFLPDSSGYVQTGQIPGERNSD, from the exons ATGAACTGCAAGAGATCGGTGTGCGTCTTGATCTGTGTCTTCTGCTTCTGCT GTGTTTTGGCAAACGTAAAGCGCACTTTCAGGATTCAAG AGCTGACGGTGACTGGGGAAAAGCTGAATGACTGTAAGAATCAGAAGAAGCTGTGTGTGACGTCCAGCTCTGACTGTCACTATATGGCTTTAGATGGAGCTCCTCGAGTTCCCAGAACCCCTG AGAACTTCCTGAACACATCGTGTCACTATCGGATCCATGAGCAATCGTTCACCTGCAGATGGATTCAGACAAAAGACGTCAGATCGGAAACCATCAGCAGCTTCATTTTTAGCCG AGTCCAGGACTTCATCTACTGTCCTgccattttaaacatgcattcaaCTTTCAATTTAACCATCAAATCAAAGAGCGTCATCAGCCAGAAAGAGCAGTTCTCTGACATCTATCCACTAAACATTACGGATATAA TTCAGGCTCCTCGGCCGCTGATCACATCTGTTAACGCCACCGACTCCTCAATCAGCGTCACATGGACCAGCGCGACAACACCAATTACTAAATGCAAAATACGTTACAAGCGTCTCAACACAGAGTCATGGACAGAG ACAGCAGATTTCGTGTCTTCAGTTGAGTCTCAGTTCGTGATCAAGGGTTTACAGTCCTTCAGTGTGTTTGATCTGAGCGTCTCCTGCTTCCACGGATTCGGCCGATGGAGCGACTGGAGCGAGGAGACTCGAGTGAAGACGACAGAGAGCT TGCCgtctgctgctctctctctcagttATTATGTGGATTCAGATGAAAACTCTGGGATTCGGCGGCTGGTGCTTCTCTGGAAG gcTCTGGACGTCACAGACGCTCGAGGACTCATTCGAGGATATGAAGTGTCCTATAAGCCCATCACACAGCCCTCTCTGAAGAAAACCATACACACCTCTCATCTCAAG GCCGTTGTTCTGGTGCGGTCAGAGGAGTATGAGGTCTCAGTTTGTGCCTATAACAGCGCTGGACGCTCGCCGGACCGCCGGCTCACTGTCGACGCGTCTCGTACTCACG ATGTGCCGGCGGTGAGGAGTCTCTGGGTTTATTCTGACGGTTCTTCACTGTGGATCCGCTGGGAATATGAGTTTACCGCGGTAAACATCAGTGAGTTCGCTATTGAATGGAGCTCTGCGACCGACGGCGAGCACAGACGCTGGGAAAGAGTCGACGGATCCACCTTCACAGTCCGTCTGCCAG GCATTGAAGCGCAGCAGACGTACAACATCAGCGTGTTCCCCATCTGTGGGTCTCTCGCCGGGCCACCGAACAACATCTCTGCGGATCTACAGCACGGCG CTCTGTTGGATCCGGTAGGGTTTGGTCTGCTGAATGTCTCGAGCTCGTCTGTAGCGCTGCGGTGGAGCTGGAAGGAGGCGAAGCCCGGCATCAGTGTGCTTCAGTACAGACTGGTGTTAACCGGACCGGACGAGATTCAGA CTCTCGCAGTCTTTCCTGACAAACATCAGCATTCATTCCTCCACCTCCATCCAAACACCAAATACTCAGTCCACATACACGGAGAAACTAGAGACGGGAACTTCACAAAGGCCAGTCTGGACATCACCACACTTCTGCTGG ATTATGAGGAGATGATGAGGTTTGCCGTTCCAGCGGTTCTCCTGCTGCTCATCTTTGGGATTTTCTCGGTTTTATCAAAGACCGT ATGCAGGGAATATTTATTTCCCATCATCGCCAATCCGAGGTACAGTCTGATTGGACGCTGGCTTCTCAATCCGCATCTTCAG GGCAGTGATAAGATCTGCGTGCTGAAGCTGGACGGTTTATTCCTGATGGACCAGCAGATGGAGAAGAGCGTGTTTGTGGTTTCTGATCATGAGGACGAGGTTCCGCTGAAGACCTCTGAGGCGGCTGAAGGTACAGCTTTGTGGAAACCTTGTTCAGATGATGAGGAAAGCGCTCTGACTCCCTCCAGTCTGCCCGAGTATGTAGACCTGCCCTTCTTACCCGATAGCTCAGGTTATGTTCAGACTGGACAGATTCCTGGAGAGAGAAACTCAGACTGA
- the nudt12 gene encoding peroxisomal NADH pyrophosphatase NUDT12, with amino-acid sequence MSVRGELLQRFLDAASGGDHETLSLMLSQSRELLDERGEQGWTALMLTARNGHYEAARVLLTSGCDTRVTNRSGQTARDVAVFWGHTHIARLLTGTDTQEPDIHFNREILDRMSDRRSDGEWLASRRASPETVFLLFHALSPLVRSGAEREEQIELCKLRSTAVQELLTGSRTLEVFLGVEKQDDGQPAWFALSTEDDPSQLLQDKDPGSFFLQEAMPGLLRLSDDDAGVVAQARSVLAWHSRYRFCPTCGSDTKVEEAGYKRTCLRAGCRSLQGVHNTCYPRVDPVVIMLVLHPDGKQCMLGRKKIFPPGMFSCLAGFVEPGETLEAAVRREVQEESGVQVGSVQYLSSQAWPMPSCLMIGCHCVAVTTDIKVDQNEIEEARWFTRQQVMDALVKDKQAVFVMPPRQAIAHYLLKHWIGCNANL; translated from the exons ATGAGTGTGAGAGGAGAGCTGCTGCAGAGGTTTCTGGACGCTGCGTCTGGAGGAGACCACGAGACTCTCTCGCTCATGCTGTCTCAGTCCAGAGAGCTGCTGGACGAGCGAGGAGAGCAGGGCTGGACCGCTCTGATGCTGACCGCCAGGAACGGACACTACGAGGCGGCCAGAGTCCTGCTGACCAGCGG ATGTGATACGAGGGTCACTAACCGCTCGGGTCAGACGGCTCGAGACGTGGCTGTGTTCTGGGGTCACACACACATCGCCCGTCTGCTGACCGGCACAGACACACAGGAGCCGGACATTCACTTCAACAGAGAGATCCTGGACCGCATGAGCGACAGACGCAGTGACGGCGAGTGGCTGGCGTCCAGAAGGGCTTCTCCAGAGACGGTGTTCCTGCTCTTCCACGCTCTCAGTCCTCTGGTGCGCTCCGGAGCCGAGCGTGAGGAGCAGATAGAGCTGTGCAAGCTCAGATCCACCGCGGTGCAGGAGCTGCTGACCGGCAGCCGGACCCTGGAGGTCTTCTTAGGAGTGGAGAAGCAGGACGATGGGCAGCCGGCGTGGTTCGCTCTCAGCACGGAAGACGATCCGTCTCAACTCCTCCAGGATAAAGATCCCGGCAGCTTCTTCCTTCAGGAAGCCATGCCCGGACTCCTGAGGCTGAGCGACGATGACGCTG GTGTGGTGGCTCAGGCCCGATCAGTCCTGGCATGGCACAGCCGTTACCGCTTCTGCCCGACCTGCGGCAGCGACACCAAAGTAGAGGAGGCCGGCTACAAGAGGACCTGTTTGAGAGCAGGCTGCAGGAGTCTCCAGGGCGTCCATAACACCTGTTACCCCAGAGTCG ATCCTGTGGTCATCATGCTGGTGCTCCACCCCGACGGgaagcagtgcatgctgggacgTAAGAAGATCTTCCCTCCGGGAATGTTCTCATGCCTCGCCGGCTTCGTGGAGCCAG GGGAGACGCTGGAGGCGGCGGTGAGGAGGGAGGTGCAGGAGGAGAGCGGTGTTCAGGTGGGATCCGTGCAGTACCTGTCTTCTCAGGCGTGGCCTATGCCCTCCTGCCTGATGATTGGCTGCCACTGCGTCGCCGTGACGACGGACATCAAAGTAGACCAGAACGAGATCGAAGAGGCACGCTGGTTCACCCGGCAACAG GTGATGGATGCTCTTGTGAAAGACAAACAGGCTGTGTTCGTCATGCCGCCCAGACAAGCCATCGCCCACTATCTGCTCAAACACTGGATCGGCTGTAACGCAAACCTCTGA
- the LOC127963390 gene encoding signal recognition particle 19 kDa protein-like, whose amino-acid sequence MAHLTTNPADKERFVCVYPAYINSKKTLAEGRRIAAEKAVENPSCAEIRDVLTAAGLNVLVENKMYPREWNRDVQFRGRVRIQLKLEDGSLCQDKFASRKDVMFYVAEMIPKLKSRTQKSGGAEAGSQQGEGGKKSKKKKK is encoded by the exons ATGGCGCATTTAACCACAAACCCTGCGGACAAAGAGCG gtttgtgtgtgtctatCCAGCATATATCAACAGTAAAAAGACATTAGCAGAAGGCAGAAGAATAGCTGCAGAGAAG gcggTGGAGAACCCGTCGTGTGCTGAGATCCGGGACGTCCTGACCGCCGCTGGACTCAATGTTCTGGTGGAG AACAAGATGTATCCGCGCGAATGGAACCGAGACGTTCAGTTCAGAGGAAGAGTGCGCATTCAGCTCAAACTCGAGGACGGAAGTCTGTGCCAAGACAAGTTTGCATCTA GGAAAGATGTGATGTTTTATGTGGCGGAGATGATCCCCAAACTAAAGAGCAGAACACAGAAGAGCGGTGGAGCCGAGGCCGGATCACAGCAGGGAGAAGGAGGGAAGAaatcaaagaagaagaagaagtag